The stretch of DNA ACCGTCCTGCTCCACGGCGTCCTGCCGCGGGGGGCCGTGGCCGCGTGGGGCGTGGCCGGAGCGGTCCTGCTGATCGGCTGGATCGGCCCCGCGCTGAACGTCCCCCAGCTCGTGCTGGACCTCTCCCCCTTCGGCCACCTGCCGAAGCTGCCGGGCGGACGAATGGAATGGGGCCCGGTCGCCACCCTGCTCGCCCTCGCCGCGCTCCTGGTGACCGGAGGACTGGCGGGCCTGCGCCACCGCGACATGGGCGGCTGACCGGCTCAGTCCGGCTGAACAGGTGAACCGGGCGCCGGTGTCAGCCCACCGCCACGCTCAGCCCGTCCAGCCCGCGGATCACGAAGTTCGGCTTCCGGTTCGGCTCCGCCGCGAGCTTGAGGGTCGGGGCCCGCTCCAGCAGGGCCGTCATGGAGGCGGCCAGTTCGATGCGGGCCAGGGGGGCGCCGATGCAGTAGTGGATGCCGGCGCTGAAGGAGATGTGGGGGTTGTCCCGGCGGGTGAGGTCCAGGCGCCCGGGGTCGGTGAACACCGCCGGGTCGTGGTTGGCCGAGCCGAAGAGCATGGCGACCTCCGCGCCCCTCGGGATCGTGGTGCCCGCTATCTCGATCCCGTCCAGCACCCAGCGCTCGAAGAGCTGGAGCGGGGTGTCGTAGCGCATCAGCTCCTCGATCGCGGACGGGATCAGGGAGTGGTCCGCGTGCAGGGCCGCCAGCTGCTCCGGGTTGCGGAACAGCGCCCACCAGCCGTTGACCGTGGCGTTCACCGTGGCCTCGTGACCGGCGTTGAGGAGCAGCACCGCCGTGGAGATCATCTCCTGCTCGGTCAGCCGGTCGCCCTCGTCGTGCGCCGCGATCAGCCCCGAGATCAGGTCCTCGCCCGGCTCCTTGCGGCGCTCGGCGATCAGCTCCCGCAGACAGTCGGAGAACTCGA from Streptomyces sp. 6-11-2 encodes:
- a CDS encoding cytochrome P450; protein product: MSALSGPSGLAFDPWDPAFLADPYPAYAELRARGRVLHYEPTDQWLVPHHADVSALLRDRRLGRTYQHRFTHEEFGRTPPQPEHEPFHVLNDHGMLDLEPPDHTRIRRLVSKAFTPRTVERLKPYVHDLANELVAELVAEGGGDLLRDVAEPLPVAVIAEMLGIPEADRAQLRPWSADICGMYELNPSEETAAKAVRASVEFSDCLRELIAERRKEPGEDLISGLIAAHDEGDRLTEQEMISTAVLLLNAGHEATVNATVNGWWALFRNPEQLAALHADHSLIPSAIEELMRYDTPLQLFERWVLDGIEIAGTTIPRGAEVAMLFGSANHDPAVFTDPGRLDLTRRDNPHISFSAGIHYCIGAPLARIELAASMTALLERAPTLKLAAEPNRKPNFVIRGLDGLSVAVG